The stretch of DNA GGGGATAAACGACGTCCTGGCAGAGGTCCTGCCGGCGGACAAGGTCACTGAGGTCCGGCGTCTCCAGGAGCAGGGACGGGTGGTGGCGATGGTGGGCGACGGCATAAACGACGCGCCGGCCCTCGTCCAGGCGGACCTGGGAATAGCGATCGGCACCGGAACGGACGTCGCGATCGAGTCATCGGACATAACCCTGCTGTCGGGGGACCTGCTGGCCGTGCCTACGGCAATCCGGCTTTCACGCCGGACGTTCCGCACGATCCTGCAGAACCTGGGATGGGCCTTCGGCTACAACGTGGCCGCCATCCCGCTGGCGGTCCTGGGACTGTTGAACCCGATCATCGCGGGGGCCGCGATGGCCTTCTCCAGCGTGTCGGTGGTCCTGAACAGCCTGCGCCTGTACCGCTTCGGGCGACGGGGAGCCTGAGCCAGCCGCCACAGACGCTAAGCGGCACTAAAGGACATCACCTCGCCGGCGCAGCCCCCACGGTCTCGGCCGGCGCTGGCCCCCGAGGGTGCGCGCGATCCGTTCCTCATCGGGCAGCGAGTCCCACGCGCGCTGGGCGGCATCCCGGAACAGCGCGCGCAGCGTCTTGACGTGCACGGGGTCGATCTTCATTCCCTGGAAGTTGTACCGGCTCAGCTTGAGGTAACCGGCTCGGACAACGGCCCTGACTGCCGCCTTCTCCTTGTCCGTTAACGGGAAGGTCCATCCGTTGTCGTCCACGACCCGTTGCGACAACCCGGCGACGACATCCCGTGGGCCTTCCTTCGATCGCGGCTCACGGCCGCCGGCCTGATGCTTCTTCTCCACGGCTTCCTCCGGGCGCGCCTTCTGACTGGGAGCAGCAGTGCCCGGGGTGGGAGTCGAACCCACAACGCCCTTGCGGGCAGGGGATTTTAAGTCCCCGGCGTCTGCCGATTCCGCCACCCGGGCCCCCGCCAGTGTAGGAGCCCTAGGACGGCTATCGTCCGGGCCGCCCCCTATACTCCTGACCTGATGGAGTCGCGTCTGCGTCGCCGGATGGTGGTGTTGGGGCTGGCCGCTACGGGTGTGGTCGCCGGACACGCCGCAGGTTACGCGATCGCCTTCCCAGGGGAGTCGCTCCGCCGGCAGATCCTGGCGCAGACCGGGCACGGCTGGTTGTCCTGGGGGACGCTCCTGGCCGCGGGAATCGGATTCATGGCCGCCGCCGCCATCTTCGTCGCCGGGTCCCGCCGCATGACCTCTGGACGAGGCACCTCGCTGTACCTGCAACTCGCCACGCTTCAGGTCACCGGCTTCTTGGCCATTGAGGCGGCTGAGCGCCTGGCGTCCCACCATCCACATGGCCCCGGCTGGCGCGCCGTATGGATCGGAGTGCTCGTGCAGCTGCTCGTGGCAGCGGCCAACGTCCTGCTTTCGCGGACGGCCCACTCTGCCGGCCGTGTTCTTGCGGCTCGGCGCGGGACTCAGTGGCCTACGCGCGCTCTTCGCATCTCTCTTCCTGAGAGCCTGGTCTTCGTTCGACCCGCCCCTGGCTCCCCGGGCGCTCGCGGCCGCGCTCCGCCCTTCGGCTTCCTCGCCAGCTGAACGCAGCTTCTCCTCCAGCGAGGAAGGGAGCCTTCAATGAGGTATCGCTTTGCTGCCGTGCTTGCGGCCGTGATCTTGTCCGCGGGTCCGGCGGCAGCCCACGAGACAAAGCCCGCCGGGCCGCTGCGCGTTGCGGTCGGGTGGTCCACCGAGCCCCCGTACGCGGGGCTGGCCAACGCCGTCGAGGTGACTGTTACGGATGCGGCCGGCAGGCCGGCCACGGATGCGTCGCTCAACGTCGTCGTCACTTTCGGCCCCCGTTCCAGCAGCGCTCTGCCTCTTGCGGCGACACCCGGGACCCCCGGACGGTACGCCGTGACGCTGGTCCCTACCCGGCCGGGCGACTACGCGTTCCGCGTAACGGGGCAAGCCGCCGGCCAGGCGGTCGATCTCAACTACACCTCCCGCGAGAAGATGATCGAGCCGGTCCTGAGCAGTGGCTCGGCTCAGTTCCCGTCCCGCGAACCGTCGGCTGCGGAACTCGCCTCGAGGACGCAGAGGCTTTCGTCCAGGGTGGATTCGGCTCTGGCGGACGCCGCCCGCGCACGATTGGAGACGAAGGTCGTGGCGGTGGCGGCCCTCCTGGCCCTCGTGCTGTCGGTCGTCTCCCTCCGGAGACGCAAGACGGATGCGTAGAGCGGTCGTCGCGCTTGTGGGGGCCGTTGCCGTCCTGCTCCCAGCCGGGCCCGCTCAGGCTCACGCGGTCCTGGTGTCGTCGTCGCCCCCGGCCGGTTCATCAGCCGAGTCCGCTCCGGCAGCGGTGCGCCTGACCTTCAGCGAGCACCCGGAGCCGAGGGCGTCGTCCGTTGTCATCCTGAACGCCGCAGGCACACAGGTGGCCTCGGGATCCGGAGTAGCGCCGGACGACCCGTTGACGCTGTCCGTCGCCACGTCCGGGCTGGCCAACGGCAGCTACACGATCTCCTGGCGCGTGCTGTCCAGAGTGGACGGACATCTCACCGCCGGTTCCCTTTCTTTCGGAGTCGGAGAGCCGGCGCAGTCGGGTGAAGCATCGGCAGCCATGCCCAAATCCTCCCCCATCGGCACAGCGGGGCGTGTCCCGCTGTACGCCGGGCTGATCGTCCTGCTCGGTGGTTCGGCCGTCGCGGCAGTGGAGTGGTCCCGCATCTCGCGTCGAGCGTTGCTGCGCCTGCTGAGGACGGCCTGGCTGGCCGCCATGGGTGGCGTCGCTCTTCTCGCCACAGGGCAGGCCCGCGACTCGGCGCTCGGCCTCACTTCCTACCTGCAGACGAGCGTCGGCCGGGCCGCGGCCGGACGCGCCGTCGCGGTGTCCTGCGCGGGCCTTTCCCTGCTGCTGGCGGCGCGCATGGTCAAGGGCCGGGTCCGCGAGGCGCTGGCCTTCACGGGCGGTGCTTGCGCGGCCGCCGTCTGGATCCACGTCGCCTCCGGACACGCGGCCGCCCAGCGCTCCGCGACGGCAGCCGTCGCGATTCAAGTCGCGCACGTCCTGGCGGCGGGACTGTGGATCGGAGGACTCGCAGCCATCGCCGCGGGAGTCCGATCGCCGGGCGCAGATGCGTCCGCGTCCGTGCGCCGGTTCTCCACCATCGCCGGGATGGCGTTGGTCGTAGTCGTCGTAACAGGCACGCTGAGGGCTGTGGACGAGGTCGGCAGCTGGGACAGGCTCACGGGCACATTCTTCGGACGCCTGGTGCTGGCGAAGGTGTGTCTGCTCGTCCTGCTCGCACTGCTCGGGGCCATGAATCGCTACCGGCACGCACCGCGTGCGTCGTCCACCCTTACTCCCCTGCGCAGGACGTCCGTCGCCGAGCTGTCCCTGGCTGCGGTCGTAGTGGTCGTGACGGCGCTACTGGCGAGCAATCCGCCCGCGTCGGTGGCCGATGCCACA from Actinomycetota bacterium encodes:
- a CDS encoding copper resistance protein CopC — encoded protein: MRRAVVALVGAVAVLLPAGPAQAHAVLVSSSPPAGSSAESAPAAVRLTFSEHPEPRASSVVILNAAGTQVASGSGVAPDDPLTLSVATSGLANGSYTISWRVLSRVDGHLTAGSLSFGVGEPAQSGEASAAMPKSSPIGTAGRVPLYAGLIVLLGGSAVAAVEWSRISRRALLRLLRTAWLAAMGGVALLATGQARDSALGLTSYLQTSVGRAAAGRAVAVSCAGLSLLLAARMVKGRVREALAFTGGACAAAVWIHVASGHAAAQRSATAAVAIQVAHVLAAGLWIGGLAAIAAGVRSPGADASASVRRFSTIAGMALVVVVVTGTLRAVDEVGSWDRLTGTFFGRLVLAKVCLLVLLALLGAMNRYRHAPRASSTLTPLRRTSVAELSLAAVVVVVTALLASNPPASVADATPASVTVSGTDFGTAVRARLRATPGFPGTNEFVLTLTDADSRQPFTADEASLRFSLSGRSDLAPATLDLQRQGPGRFTAPGATLSIQGRWQVLVTARRGIDTFEIPLALTTRQRPQQVDVVEAPGQPALHTVTLEDGSSVQVYADPQRPGPAELHVTFFNPRGGELAVGDVNLRLRAPGAPAAEKTPVRVFGPGHVVADVTLTPGSWAVEVNATAATGPPLAARLSIRVGP
- a CDS encoding FixH family protein; translation: MRYRFAAVLAAVILSAGPAAAHETKPAGPLRVAVGWSTEPPYAGLANAVEVTVTDAAGRPATDASLNVVVTFGPRSSSALPLAATPGTPGRYAVTLVPTRPGDYAFRVTGQAAGQAVDLNYTSREKMIEPVLSSGSAQFPSREPSAAELASRTQRLSSRVDSALADAARARLETKVVAVAALLALVLSVVSLRRRKTDA